The following proteins are encoded in a genomic region of Candidatus Bathyarchaeota archaeon:
- a CDS encoding fibrillarin-like rRNA/tRNA 2'-O-methyltransferase, which translates to MLNEVKIQVKFPGVYILIFEGGKENLATKNLALEKSVYGEKLIKVKGVEYRVWDPYRSKLAAAILKGLSIMPIKPSVTLLYLGAGSGTTVSHVSDIIDKGGKAYCVEFAARAMRELVNNVCVYRRNLIPIFADARFPNKYPISIPKVDVIYCDVAQPDQTKILLDNAEYYLKKDGFIMIALKARSINVTKDPSEIFKKEIESLKVKGFKIIQSIRLEPYEKDHAFIVAKAI; encoded by the coding sequence ATGTTAAACGAAGTTAAAATTCAAGTTAAATTTCCAGGAGTTTACATTTTAATTTTTGAAGGGGGAAAAGAAAATTTAGCTACAAAAAATTTAGCTTTAGAGAAATCTGTTTATGGAGAAAAATTAATTAAAGTTAAAGGTGTAGAATATAGGGTTTGGGATCCTTATAGAAGCAAGCTTGCTGCAGCAATTTTAAAAGGCTTATCTATTATGCCTATTAAACCTAGCGTAACACTGCTTTATTTAGGCGCAGGCTCAGGAACAACTGTAAGTCATGTAAGCGATATTATAGATAAGGGTGGTAAAGCTTATTGTGTTGAATTTGCTGCAAGAGCTATGAGAGAATTAGTTAATAATGTTTGTGTTTATCGAAGAAATTTGATTCCTATATTTGCTGATGCTAGATTTCCAAATAAATATCCTATTTCAATACCGAAAGTTGATGTTATTTATTGTGATGTTGCTCAACCAGATCAAACTAAAATTCTTTTAGATAATGCTGAATATTATTTAAAAAAGGATGGCTTCATTATGATAGCTTTAAAAGCTAGAAGCATTAATGTAACTAAAGACCCTTCAGAAATCTTTAAAAAAGAAATAGAATCCTTAAAGGTTAAAGGATTTAAAATTATTCAATCAATAAGGCTTGAACCATATGAGAAAGATCATGCATTTATTGTTGCTAAAGCTATATAA
- a CDS encoding C/D box methylation guide ribonucleoprotein complex aNOP56 subunit (functions along with aFIB and aL7a; guides 2'-O-methylation of ribose to specific sites in RNAs), translating to MNVYIVDCSIGFFALNEKGEILDKFLFKSPLEASKSLIEINEGKLPESIALFFKFLNEKFEKLILDNEALAKALKPEFKVEIQKPCVVAEEFKRNLTSEILKLKILKSKDEAENFIREVAVQIAREKLKAASAKKDLYAIQISRALEDIDKTLNLFSGRIREWHGLIFPELNNLIESHEVYIKLIIDFGGKPNFTLNNLLKAGLSIDKAEQISQAAANSIGAEIEDIDVLKNFCSHVLSLFNLRKQMEHYLSRLMNEVAPNLTGLIGSTLSAKLISLAGGLENLAKMPASTIQVLGAEKALFRALKTGSKPPKHGIIFQHILLHQSPRWQRGKIARALAGKIAIAARLDAFEGEVKIEELKNELEERIKEIKEKYKKPMRKPHVKRS from the coding sequence ATGAATGTTTATATTGTGGATTGCTCAATTGGGTTTTTCGCATTAAACGAGAAAGGCGAGATTTTAGATAAATTTTTATTTAAATCTCCTTTAGAAGCAAGCAAATCTTTAATTGAAATCAATGAAGGGAAACTTCCTGAATCGATTGCTTTATTTTTTAAGTTTTTAAATGAAAAATTTGAAAAGCTTATTTTAGATAATGAAGCTTTAGCTAAAGCTTTAAAGCCTGAATTTAAAGTTGAAATTCAAAAACCATGCGTGGTGGCTGAGGAGTTTAAGCGAAATTTAACATCTGAAATTTTAAAGCTGAAAATTTTAAAAAGCAAGGATGAAGCTGAAAATTTTATTAGAGAAGTAGCTGTGCAAATAGCAAGAGAAAAGCTTAAAGCAGCTTCAGCTAAAAAAGATCTTTATGCTATTCAAATTTCAAGAGCTTTAGAGGATATTGATAAAACTTTAAACTTATTCTCTGGAAGAATAAGAGAATGGCATGGGTTAATTTTTCCTGAATTAAATAATTTAATTGAATCTCATGAAGTTTACATTAAGCTTATAATAGATTTTGGAGGTAAACCTAATTTTACCTTAAATAATCTTTTAAAAGCTGGTTTATCAATTGATAAAGCTGAGCAAATTTCTCAAGCAGCTGCAAACTCTATTGGAGCTGAAATTGAAGATATTGATGTTTTAAAAAACTTTTGCTCTCATGTATTAAGTTTATTTAATTTAAGAAAACAAATGGAACATTATTTATCTCGCCTTATGAATGAAGTTGCTCCAAATTTAACAGGTTTAATTGGCTCAACGCTTTCAGCTAAGTTAATTTCTTTAGCTGGAGGATTAGAGAATTTAGCTAAAATGCCTGCGAGTACAATTCAAGTTTTAGGAGCTGAAAAAGCTCTTTTTAGAGCTTTAAAAACAGGCTCTAAACCTCCAAAACATGGCATTATATTTCAGCATATACTTCTTCATCAATCTCCAAGATGGCAAAGAGGGAAAATAGCTAGAGCTTTAGCTGGAAAAATAGCTATAGCAGCTAGATTAGACGCTTTTGAAGGGGAAGTTAAAATTGAAGAATTAAAGAATGAGCTTGAGGAAAGAATTAAAGAAATTAAAGAGAAATATAAGAAACCTATGAGGAAGCCTCATGTTAAACGAAGTTAA
- a CDS encoding 4Fe-4S binding protein, which yields MKLKIWPFRRIAQIFFFFVFNALIFNRIIFYWNIKPSTLHLPVLVSINSPLSAFCGVFDVIQASASQGIFPLLSIAIILVLGVLIGRALCSWGCPIGFIQELIFEIKGERVTQISFKTHNQAVKLKFIILALTILVSATVCLSVHFNIWVSYREALGDFAKGPFFIFSPDGILFGTLPYLISSAIFNKGFSNLEIFQIYLLAFKMFILGLFFAGAYKISLFWCRYICPLGALMSIFGKVSFLSLNRSLTKCEKCPECVKACPMQIKILDYPWGKFNHQECILCFRCVDACKHKALTPKFP from the coding sequence TTGAAGCTTAAAATCTGGCCTTTTAGAAGAATAGCTCAAATATTTTTCTTTTTTGTTTTTAACGCTTTAATCTTTAATCGAATAATTTTTTATTGGAATATTAAACCTTCAACACTTCATCTACCTGTTTTAGTTAGCATAAACTCACCTTTAAGCGCTTTTTGCGGGGTTTTTGATGTTATTCAAGCTTCAGCAAGCCAAGGCATTTTTCCATTATTATCGATAGCGATTATTCTTGTTTTAGGTGTTTTAATAGGTAGAGCTTTATGCAGTTGGGGTTGCCCTATAGGATTTATTCAAGAGTTAATTTTTGAAATTAAAGGAGAAAGGGTCACTCAAATCTCATTTAAAACTCATAATCAAGCTGTAAAATTGAAGTTTATAATTTTAGCTTTAACAATTTTAGTTTCTGCAACAGTATGTTTATCTGTTCATTTTAATATTTGGGTTTCTTATAGAGAAGCTTTAGGGGATTTCGCTAAAGGCCCATTCTTTATTTTTTCTCCAGATGGAATTTTATTTGGCACCTTACCATACTTAATTTCTTCAGCAATTTTCAATAAAGGATTCAGCAATTTAGAAATCTTTCAAATTTATTTGTTAGCTTTTAAAATGTTTATTTTAGGGTTGTTTTTCGCTGGAGCTTATAAAATTTCTTTATTTTGGTGCAGATACATATGCCCTCTAGGAGCTTTAATGAGCATATTTGGAAAAGTCAGTTTTTTAAGCTTAAATAGAAGCTTAACTAAATGTGAAAAATGCCCTGAATGCGTTAAAGCTTGCCCTATGCAAATTAAAATTTTAGATTACCCATGGGGAAAATTTAACCATCAAGAATGCATTTTATGCTTTAGATGCGTTGATGCATGCAAGCATAAAGCTTTAACGCCTAAATTTCCATAA
- a CDS encoding NTPase has translation MSKKIFLTGKPGVGKTSIMIYLIEELKRMGFKVGGFVSSEVRVKGERVGFKIKDLSSSKEGWLAHVNQAFGPKLGKYKVNLKDLIEVGVNSINEAEVNQDIDLIAIDELGPMEFFSFEFKKAVEKVVESEKPLIATIHYKLKNEFLKKVKNCKVFEVTLENRERLPKEVLKEVLTVLKNP, from the coding sequence TTGAGTAAGAAAATATTTTTAACAGGAAAACCAGGTGTTGGTAAAACAAGTATTATGATTTATTTAATAGAGGAATTGAAGCGGATGGGGTTTAAGGTTGGAGGATTTGTTAGCAGCGAGGTTAGAGTTAAAGGAGAACGGGTTGGTTTTAAAATTAAAGATTTATCTTCAAGCAAGGAGGGGTGGCTTGCTCATGTAAACCAAGCTTTTGGACCAAAACTTGGAAAATATAAAGTTAACTTGAAAGATTTAATTGAGGTGGGAGTTAATTCGATTAATGAAGCTGAAGTTAACCAAGATATAGATTTAATAGCGATAGATGAGTTGGGACCAATGGAGTTTTTTAGTTTTGAATTTAAGAAAGCTGTTGAAAAAGTTGTTGAAAGCGAAAAACCTTTAATTGCAACAATTCATTATAAGCTTAAGAATGAGTTTCTAAAGAAAGTTAAAAACTGTAAAGTTTTTGAAGTAACCTTAGAAAATAGAGAAAGATTACCTAAAGAAGTTTTAAAGGAAGTTTTAACAGTTTTAAAGAATCCTTAA
- the rnhB gene encoding ribonuclease HII: MIIAGLDDAGRGPVIGPLVIAGVAVKKEEVSKLVLINVKDSKTLSPEAREKLSIVIKQIADKYSLIEFSPKEIDEVVFKAKKLEKLNFLEAKGMAQVITKLKPDLAYVDASDVNPDRFAKQILKILPFQVKIVSEHYADRKYPIVSAASILAKVHRDNRIKELKEKYGDFGSLPYSEEILIGKENGEVDLISIGELVENKLKINNDEKIYAFSINHKDLKIKLFQITDFIKHPPQKIFKLTLSDNREVKVSPNHSFFKLNGFKLKKAKALDLKPGDYIAAASKISLADITKKYEATFGKKLLENQKWVNLFYNKNKKQKRFLIQWRKSVNYLFRTDIQLVKVFKIEDTKRFEPVYDVEVKPKGRFIENFLGGLSGVILHNSGYPSDSKTINFLKKWYKEYGDFPSITRKSWKTIKKIEEEFSQKKLI; the protein is encoded by the coding sequence TTGATTATTGCTGGTTTAGATGATGCTGGAAGAGGCCCAGTTATAGGGCCATTAGTGATCGCGGGTGTAGCGGTTAAAAAGGAGGAAGTTTCAAAACTTGTTTTAATAAACGTTAAAGACTCAAAAACGCTTTCTCCAGAAGCCAGAGAGAAATTAAGCATTGTTATAAAGCAAATCGCTGATAAATACAGCCTTATCGAGTTTTCACCAAAAGAAATAGATGAAGTTGTTTTTAAAGCTAAAAAACTTGAGAAATTGAATTTTTTAGAAGCTAAAGGGATGGCTCAAGTTATTACTAAATTAAAGCCTGATTTAGCTTATGTTGACGCTTCAGATGTGAATCCAGATAGATTTGCTAAACAAATTTTAAAGATTTTACCGTTTCAAGTAAAAATTGTTTCAGAGCATTACGCTGATAGAAAGTATCCTATAGTCTCAGCTGCAAGCATTTTAGCTAAAGTTCATAGAGATAATCGTATAAAAGAGTTAAAGGAAAAATATGGAGACTTCGGTTCTCTACCTTACTCTGAAGAAATTTTAATAGGTAAAGAGAATGGGGAAGTCGATTTAATAAGCATTGGAGAACTTGTTGAAAATAAGCTTAAAATAAATAACGATGAAAAAATTTACGCTTTCTCAATTAACCATAAAGACTTGAAAATTAAATTGTTTCAAATAACAGATTTCATTAAGCATCCTCCACAAAAAATATTTAAGCTAACTTTAAGCGATAATCGAGAAGTTAAAGTTTCACCTAACCATAGCTTTTTTAAGCTGAATGGGTTTAAGCTTAAAAAAGCTAAAGCCTTAGATTTAAAACCTGGAGATTACATAGCTGCAGCTTCTAAAATAAGCTTAGCGGATATAACTAAAAAATATGAAGCAACATTTGGTAAAAAATTGCTTGAAAACCAAAAGTGGGTTAACTTATTTTATAATAAAAACAAAAAACAAAAACGATTTTTAATTCAATGGCGTAAAAGCGTAAATTATTTATTTAGAACGGATATTCAATTAGTTAAGGTTTTTAAAATTGAGGATACTAAACGTTTTGAACCAGTTTATGATGTTGAAGTTAAGCCTAAAGGAAGGTTTATAGAGAATTTTTTAGGAGGCTTAAGCGGGGTAATTCTTCACAACTCAGGTTACCCATCAGATTCTAAAACAATAAATTTCCTTAAAAAATGGTATAAGGAATATGGAGATTTCCCATCTATAACTAGAAAATCTTGGAAAACAATTAAAAAAATTGAAGAAGAATTCTCTCAAAAAAAGCTTATATAG
- a CDS encoding tRNA (guanine(10)-N(2))-dimethyltransferase, whose protein sequence is MSKTLSLKQVTEGKVKILIPKPSLTNKPLVFYNPIMELNRDLTVVAAQSYIDLINCKEFLACDAMAASGIKGIRLAVEIKNIKKKIVLNDVNPSAYKIIVKNIKENKVEDVCEAFNMDANMLLSLHAKPRSRFNFIDLDPFGSPAPFLDSALRALRNNGLIALTATDMAPLCGVHPYAAFRKYGGFPLRTEYCHEIAVRLLIGCLVFTAAKHDIIIKPVFSYAANHYVRVYALCGYGASLASESIKKLGVIAHCFNCMNRILIQSFFNLPVKCDLCMGKLSYAGPLWVKEIIDKSFCEKMLVKLSEKNFKLKRREEELLVKLIDETEASPTYYAIDKICDKLNIPSVKIEDIILKLREKGFSAFKTHFKGSGLKTNANINELKNVLKNLSSKV, encoded by the coding sequence TTGAGTAAAACGCTTAGTTTAAAACAGGTTACGGAAGGTAAAGTTAAAATTTTAATTCCGAAACCAAGCTTAACCAATAAACCCTTAGTATTCTATAATCCGATAATGGAGTTGAATAGAGATTTAACTGTTGTCGCAGCTCAATCCTATATTGATTTAATTAATTGCAAAGAGTTTTTGGCTTGCGATGCTATGGCTGCTTCAGGAATTAAAGGAATAAGATTAGCTGTTGAAATTAAAAATATAAAAAAGAAAATTGTATTAAACGATGTTAACCCTTCAGCTTATAAAATCATAGTTAAAAATATAAAAGAGAATAAGGTTGAAGATGTTTGCGAAGCTTTTAATATGGATGCGAATATGCTTTTATCTTTGCATGCAAAACCAAGAAGTAGATTTAATTTTATAGATTTAGACCCTTTTGGTTCACCCGCACCTTTTTTAGATTCAGCTTTAAGAGCCTTAAGAAATAATGGTTTAATCGCTTTAACAGCAACAGATATGGCTCCTTTATGCGGCGTTCACCCTTACGCTGCATTTAGAAAATACGGCGGCTTCCCTTTAAGAACTGAATACTGCCATGAAATAGCTGTTAGACTTTTAATCGGTTGCTTAGTTTTTACAGCTGCTAAACATGATATTATCATTAAACCAGTTTTCAGTTATGCTGCTAACCATTATGTAAGGGTTTATGCTTTATGTGGTTATGGAGCGTCTTTAGCTAGTGAATCTATAAAAAAACTTGGCGTAATAGCTCATTGCTTTAACTGCATGAATAGAATTTTAATTCAAAGCTTCTTTAATCTCCCGGTTAAATGCGATTTATGCATGGGAAAATTAAGTTACGCAGGACCATTGTGGGTTAAAGAAATAATTGATAAAAGCTTTTGCGAAAAAATGCTTGTTAAGCTTAGCGAGAAAAATTTTAAATTAAAGCGAAGAGAAGAAGAGCTTCTAGTTAAATTAATTGACGAAACTGAAGCTTCACCAACATATTATGCGATAGATAAAATATGCGATAAATTGAATATTCCTTCGGTAAAAATTGAAGATATTATTTTAAAATTAAGAGAAAAAGGTTTTTCAGCGTTTAAAACACATTTTAAAGGTTCAGGGTTAAAAACAAACGCTAACATAAACGAGTTGAAAAATGTTTTGAAAAACTTATCCAGTAAAGTTTAA
- a CDS encoding RlmE family RNA methyltransferase, producing MVKKSKLWLEKRHKDQFHKLASKLGYRSRAAFKLLQIAEKHPLLKKGDKVLDLGAAPGGWIQAAEKIIGDKGFIYAIDVKPIQPLNLNNVKTEVLDLTSEHVASKIFDLTKGKVDVVLSDASPKFSGVLELDAYRQYYLAKKSLEIAEKTLKKGGNFLVKMLQSKELKAFKEELKIKFEKVKLIKPLASRKESSEIYVLCLNFTG from the coding sequence ATGGTTAAAAAAAGCAAGTTATGGCTTGAAAAAAGGCATAAAGATCAATTTCATAAATTAGCTTCTAAGTTAGGTTATAGAAGTAGGGCAGCCTTCAAGCTTTTGCAAATAGCTGAAAAACATCCCTTATTAAAAAAGGGGGATAAAGTTTTAGATTTAGGAGCGGCGCCTGGAGGTTGGATTCAAGCAGCTGAAAAAATAATTGGAGATAAAGGGTTTATTTATGCAATAGATGTGAAGCCAATTCAACCCTTAAACTTAAATAATGTTAAAACTGAAGTTTTAGATTTAACATCTGAGCACGTTGCCTCCAAAATTTTCGATTTAACTAAAGGTAAAGTTGATGTTGTGCTTTCAGATGCTTCACCTAAATTCTCTGGAGTATTAGAGTTAGATGCTTACCGGCAATATTATTTAGCTAAAAAATCTCTTGAAATAGCTGAGAAAACTCTTAAAAAAGGTGGAAACTTTCTTGTTAAAATGCTTCAAAGCAAAGAGTTGAAAGCATTCAAAGAAGAATTAAAAATAAAGTTTGAAAAAGTGAAGTTGATTAAGCCTTTAGCAAGCAGAAAAGAAAGCTCAGAAATTTATGTTTTATGCTTAAACTTTACTGGATAA
- the trxB gene encoding thioredoxin-disulfide reductase, translating to MNEYDIIIVGGGPAGLTAGIYAKRAKLNALLIEKTVIGGQMLLADIIENYPGLLEVKGFELAQKMEEQARKFGVEIKFNEVKQVKSAEKKVFLEEEALTAKALIIASGAEPAKLNVKGEDKLIGKGVSYCATCDGAFFSGKEVAVVGGGDAALTEALYLSKIASKVYLIHRRSQFRAAKINQEKVLLNPKITVLWDTIIQEVIGEAKVEAILIKNVKTGRGESKPIDGVFIAAGRRPNTSFINVEKDELGYIKVNEEMETSVKGVFAAGDCTSRKWRQISTAVGEGAKAAISAEKYIEKL from the coding sequence ATGAATGAATATGATATAATCATAGTTGGCGGTGGACCGGCAGGTTTAACAGCTGGAATTTACGCTAAAAGAGCTAAGCTAAATGCTTTGCTTATAGAGAAAACTGTTATTGGAGGACAAATGCTTCTAGCTGATATTATTGAAAACTATCCTGGTTTACTAGAAGTTAAAGGTTTTGAGTTAGCTCAAAAAATGGAGGAGCAGGCTAGAAAATTTGGAGTTGAAATAAAATTTAATGAAGTTAAACAAGTTAAAAGCGCAGAGAAGAAAGTTTTCTTAGAAGAAGAAGCTTTAACAGCTAAGGCTTTAATTATAGCTTCTGGAGCTGAACCTGCAAAGCTTAATGTTAAAGGTGAAGACAAGCTTATTGGAAAAGGCGTTTCATATTGCGCAACTTGCGATGGAGCATTCTTCTCTGGAAAAGAGGTGGCGGTTGTTGGTGGAGGCGATGCGGCGCTTACAGAAGCTTTATACTTAAGCAAAATAGCAAGCAAAGTTTATTTAATTCATAGAAGAAGCCAATTTAGAGCAGCGAAAATAAACCAAGAAAAAGTTTTATTAAACCCTAAAATAACAGTTTTATGGGATACAATTATTCAAGAAGTAATCGGTGAAGCTAAAGTTGAAGCCATTCTCATTAAAAACGTTAAAACCGGGAGGGGGGAGAGTAAACCTATAGATGGAGTATTTATAGCGGCTGGAAGAAGACCTAACACAAGCTTCATCAACGTTGAAAAAGATGAGTTAGGGTATATTAAAGTTAATGAAGAGATGGAGACAAGCGTTAAAGGAGTTTTCGCAGCTGGAGATTGCACATCTAGAAAATGGAGGCAAATAAGCACAGCGGTTGGAGAAGGTGCTAAAGCAGCGATTTCAGCTGAAAAATATATTGAAAAACTTTAA
- the metG gene encoding methionine--tRNA ligase subunit beta, whose product MNQADINDFQKLDLRVGTITLVERVEGTKKLYKILVDLGELGVKQTISGLVGYYSPEELKGKKVVFLANLKPAKIAGIISEGMVLAAVAGNAVSLLSIDKDVPNGSKIS is encoded by the coding sequence TTGAATCAAGCGGATATTAATGATTTTCAAAAGCTGGATTTAAGAGTTGGAACTATAACTTTAGTGGAGAGGGTTGAAGGAACAAAAAAACTATATAAAATTCTTGTGGATTTAGGGGAGCTTGGCGTAAAACAAACAATTTCAGGTTTAGTTGGTTATTATTCTCCTGAAGAGCTTAAAGGGAAGAAAGTGGTTTTTCTAGCTAATTTAAAACCAGCTAAAATTGCTGGAATAATCTCTGAAGGGATGGTTTTAGCAGCTGTAGCAGGAAACGCTGTTTCTTTATTATCAATTGATAAGGATGTTCCAAATGGTTCTAAAATATCTTAA
- a CDS encoding DUF4445 domain-containing protein, with amino-acid sequence MKKAEVTFQPSGRRFNISIGESLYSAAKAVGVEALCGGRGSCGKCRVIIREGTNFLSLISTSEEKLLSKEEVDEGYRLACQAIIASAGKIIVEVPFESQIGRQKLAVSGIEAKIELNPYIKKYFIKLTPPTLNDFKPDFERIINALNVKYGLNIKHISYQALKQLPAALRNSEFKVTLTIKADEEIIDVEPGNKEKELYGFAVDIGTTKVAGYLMDLTNNKIIATVSMMNPQIPYGEDVISRISYALKTDLNLEALHKAIVDGVNKLIKEACDKAGINLNSIYELVIVGNTAMHHLFFNINPKFLGLSPYTPALKKSIYVKSKEVGVNIHPEAEVYSLPLIAGFVGADAVADILATEIYKLKEKALLIDVGTNTEIILSDGINLICCSTASGPAFEGAHITHGMRAATGAIEKVWINPKDLNPTYKTVDDEKPRGICGSGIVDAIAEMLKAKIIDFNGKIKTEIKHPRIKRNNNTIEYVIAWKEETTVNKDITITQKDIFEIQLAKAAIYTGLSILMNKFNVKPEELSKVFIAGAFGLYLNPESAKIIGMIPDIALNKIIFAGNTAGSGARIALTSRRIREEANKLVNEISYIELAADPNFMHEFASALRFPHKNINLFPTVKKILN; translated from the coding sequence TTGAAAAAAGCTGAAGTAACTTTTCAGCCTTCAGGCAGAAGATTTAACATTTCTATTGGAGAATCTTTATATTCAGCAGCTAAAGCTGTAGGCGTGGAAGCTTTATGCGGTGGAAGAGGCTCATGCGGTAAATGCCGAGTAATAATTAGAGAAGGCACAAACTTTTTATCTTTAATATCAACTTCTGAAGAAAAACTTCTTTCTAAAGAAGAAGTTGATGAAGGATATAGGTTAGCCTGTCAAGCTATTATAGCTTCCGCTGGAAAAATCATTGTTGAAGTCCCTTTTGAAAGCCAAATTGGAAGGCAGAAATTAGCTGTTTCAGGTATAGAAGCTAAAATAGAGTTAAACCCTTATATAAAAAAATACTTCATTAAGTTAACGCCTCCAACATTAAACGATTTTAAACCAGATTTCGAAAGAATAATTAACGCTTTAAACGTTAAATATGGTTTAAACATAAAGCATATAAGCTATCAAGCTTTAAAGCAGTTGCCTGCAGCTCTTCGAAACAGCGAGTTTAAAGTTACTTTAACCATTAAAGCTGATGAAGAAATAATTGATGTGGAACCTGGAAATAAAGAAAAAGAATTGTATGGTTTTGCTGTTGATATTGGAACAACTAAAGTTGCAGGTTACTTAATGGATTTAACTAATAATAAAATCATTGCTACAGTTTCAATGATGAACCCTCAAATACCTTATGGAGAAGACGTTATTTCTAGAATTTCATACGCTTTAAAAACCGATTTAAATTTAGAAGCTTTGCATAAAGCTATAGTTGATGGAGTTAACAAGCTTATAAAAGAAGCTTGCGATAAAGCAGGCATTAATCTAAACTCAATTTATGAATTAGTTATTGTTGGAAATACAGCTATGCATCATTTATTCTTTAATATTAACCCTAAATTTTTAGGTTTATCCCCTTATACACCAGCTTTAAAAAAATCTATTTATGTTAAAAGTAAAGAAGTAGGCGTGAATATTCATCCGGAAGCTGAAGTTTATTCTCTTCCATTAATAGCAGGTTTTGTTGGAGCTGATGCGGTAGCAGATATTTTAGCTACTGAAATTTACAAGCTTAAAGAAAAAGCTTTATTAATTGATGTAGGAACAAATACAGAAATAATTTTAAGCGATGGCATAAATTTAATTTGCTGTTCTACAGCTTCAGGTCCAGCTTTTGAAGGCGCTCATATAACGCATGGAATGAGAGCTGCAACAGGCGCTATAGAAAAAGTTTGGATAAACCCTAAAGATTTAAACCCAACCTATAAAACTGTTGATGATGAAAAACCGAGAGGAATATGCGGTTCAGGAATAGTAGATGCTATAGCTGAAATGCTTAAAGCTAAAATCATAGATTTTAATGGAAAAATAAAAACCGAAATTAAACATCCAAGAATTAAAAGAAACAACAATACAATTGAGTATGTAATAGCTTGGAAAGAAGAAACAACCGTTAACAAAGATATAACTATAACTCAAAAAGATATATTTGAAATTCAATTAGCTAAAGCTGCCATTTATACTGGGCTCTCAATTTTAATGAATAAATTTAATGTTAAACCTGAAGAATTATCAAAAGTTTTTATTGCAGGAGCTTTTGGGCTTTATTTAAATCCTGAAAGCGCAAAAATAATCGGCATGATCCCTGATATAGCATTAAATAAAATAATTTTCGCAGGAAATACAGCAGGCTCAGGAGCAAGAATAGCTTTAACCTCAAGAAGAATTAGGGAGGAAGCAAATAAACTTGTTAATGAAATAAGCTATATAGAATTAGCTGCTGACCCAAACTTTATGCATGAATTCGCTTCAGCTTTAAGATTTCCACATAAAAACATTAATTTATTCCCAACAGTTAAAAAAATCTTAAATTAA
- a CDS encoding dihydroorotate dehydrogenase — translation MKTNISIEIAEVKFKSPLILASGVSGYSKYSFKRAEEAGAGGVVTKSSSLKPRSGYSGPTIVELPYGLINAMGLPNPSIKKVSEEIYAAKNLGVKIPLIASIYGFNLKDYVKAAEIAGEYADAIELNFSCPTVKEVSMEIGQNPLKVKNIVKAVKKKVEKPVFAKLSPNVSNIIKIGEAAEKGGADAVTAINTVKAMALNIDLMKPILSVKIGGLSGPCIKPITLRCVYELYEKINIPIIGCGGVLSWQDAIEMVLAGASAIQIGTGIKYKGLEIFKELNLGIKRYLTLKGFKSLEEAKGLAHKN, via the coding sequence ATGAAAACAAATATTTCAATTGAAATAGCTGAGGTAAAATTTAAATCGCCGTTAATTCTCGCTTCAGGAGTTTCAGGATACTCAAAATATTCTTTTAAAAGAGCTGAAGAAGCTGGTGCAGGAGGAGTTGTAACTAAATCTTCAAGCTTAAAGCCTAGAAGTGGATATTCAGGTCCAACAATCGTTGAGCTTCCATACGGGTTAATAAACGCTATGGGTTTACCGAATCCAAGCATAAAAAAGGTTTCAGAAGAAATTTATGCAGCTAAAAATTTAGGCGTTAAAATCCCTTTAATAGCAAGCATTTACGGCTTTAATTTAAAAGATTACGTTAAAGCTGCTGAAATTGCAGGTGAATATGCGGATGCTATAGAATTAAATTTTTCATGCCCAACAGTTAAGGAGGTAAGCATGGAAATAGGTCAGAACCCTCTTAAAGTTAAAAATATTGTTAAAGCTGTGAAAAAGAAGGTTGAAAAACCTGTTTTCGCTAAGCTTTCACCTAACGTATCAAACATTATAAAAATTGGAGAAGCTGCTGAAAAAGGTGGAGCAGATGCTGTTACAGCTATAAACACTGTTAAAGCTATGGCGTTAAATATAGATTTAATGAAGCCTATTTTATCAGTTAAAATAGGAGGTTTATCAGGGCCATGCATTAAACCTATAACTTTAAGATGCGTTTATGAGCTTTATGAAAAAATTAACATTCCAATTATTGGTTGCGGAGGAGTTTTAAGCTGGCAAGATGCTATAGAAATGGTTTTAGCTGGAGCTTCAGCTATTCAAATTGGAACTGGAATTAAATATAAAGGGCTTGAGATTTTTAAGGAATTAAATTTAGGAATTAAACGTTATTTAACCTTGAAAGGTTTTAAAAGCTTGGAGGAAGCTAAAGGTTTAGCGCATAAAAATTGA